Proteins encoded in a region of the Brevundimonas vesicularis genome:
- a CDS encoding RidA family protein, producing the protein MITRIQPGARMSEAVVHSDTIYLSGQVGEPGDDVATQTRTALAEIEALLAEAGSDKSRILMAQIWLADIADFEAMNGVWDAWVDIANPPARATGESRLASPHYKVEIIVIAAKA; encoded by the coding sequence ATGATCACCCGCATCCAGCCCGGCGCCCGCATGAGCGAGGCCGTCGTCCACAGCGACACCATCTATCTGTCGGGCCAGGTCGGCGAACCCGGCGACGACGTGGCGACGCAGACCCGAACGGCGCTGGCGGAGATCGAAGCCCTGCTGGCCGAGGCCGGCAGCGACAAGTCCCGGATCCTGATGGCCCAGATATGGCTGGCGGACATCGCCGACTTTGAGGCGATGAACGGCGTCTGGGACGCCTGGGTCGACATCGCCAACCCGCCGGCCCGCGCCACGGGCGAAAGTCGGCTCGCGTCGCCCCACTATAAGGTCGAGATCATCGTAATCGCCGCCAAAGCCTGA